CGGTTAAAAGCGTTTGCGTTGTGCCAGTTGCAACACCATTACGATGAGTTTGAGCAGCGGCCAAAATTGAATGAGCTGGTAGATATTGTCTGTCAGCAGCATCACTATCTGGTCGAAAAAAAGATAAGTGGTGAGATAGCGCAGCTTGCACAGTTGATTCAACAAGGTGTTGAGCAGGGCGAATTTGAGAGCAACGATGTTGCCGAGGATGCTGAAGCGCTGCACTCGGCGCTGACCTTGGTCAGTACGCCTTTTTTTGTACCGATGTTTCCGCGTGCTGAGCTTGAGCGCAAGGCGCAGCAGCTCGTCAGGCTTATTTTACAAGGCTTGAAAAAACGTTAAACAAGCTATGCCTGCATTGAAGTCAGGCATTTTTTATCGCCGTTTAATGAATAATTTATATAATATTCATTATTCACCAACTTATAGCACCCTGAGAGCATGGAGAGAGCGCAAATGAATCAGCAAACCTGGGTTACCCGTTACGCCAGCTGGGTTGTCAATCACCCATGGTGGATGATCATGCTGGCCATTTTAGTGGTCGTGGCTGTCGCCAGTGGTGCAAAACATCTCACCTTCTCCAGCTCTTACCGGGTATTTTTTAGTGCCGACAACCCACAACTGATGGCATTTGATGCGCTAGAAAAAAGTTACACCAAAAACGATAATGTGATGTTTATCATCACCCCGCAAGCGGGCGATATCATCACCAATGAGACCCTCGAAGTGATTCGCCAGCTCACTACCGATGCCTGGCAGATGCCCTACTCAACCCGCGTCGACTCCATCACCAACTTCCAGCATACCGAAGCCAACGAGGATGATCTGGTTGTGCAGGATTTGGTCATGGAAGATGAACCACTGGATCAGGCGGCACGGGATAAGATACGCCATATCGCACTGCAAGAGCCGATGCTGGTGAATCGACTCATATCGAGCAGAGGCGATGTGGCCGGTGTCAATGTCACCGTTCAACTGCCCGGTATCGACCCGGTAAAAGAGGTGCCGGAAGTGGTTAGCTTCACCCGTGAGCTGGCACAACAGTACCGTGATCAATACCCCACTATCGAAATCCGCTTGAGTGGCGCGGTGTTCATGGACAACGCCTTCTCGGAAGCATCACAAGATGATATGGCATTTTTAATGCCCCTCAGCTTTGCGCTGATGCTGGTCACACTGGCACTTATGTTAAGAGGCTTTAGCGGCACCGTCGCAACCGTGCTGGTTATTTTTGGCTCCGTTGCCGCAGGGATGGGCGGCGGCGGCCACCTCGGCTACCCAATCACCCCGCCCTCCTCCGTCGCGCCGCCCATCATCCTCACGGTGGCGATTGCCAACTCGGTACATATTTTGGTCACCTTTCTCTCTCAAATGCGGCTGGGCATGGAGAAACGCCTCGCCATGGCCGAGAGTTTACGCATTAATCTCTCGCCGGTTTTTCTTGCCAGCATGACCACCGCACTCGGTTTTTTAAGCCTTAATTTTTCGGATGTTCCCCCCTTCAACCACCTGGGCAATATGGCAGCCATTGGCGTTATCATGTCATTTTTTCTCTCCATTACGCTGCTGCCCGCCTTGATGTCCATTTTACCGGTTCGCGTCAAAATAGATAAAGATGGCCAAAGTGGCAGCGCGGTGATGGCCCGCTTTGGTGATTTTGTGGTGCGCCAACGCCGTCGACTCATGTGGGCCATGGCAATTATCATCGTCATCCTGATCGCTAATATTCCACGCAACGAATTAAATGATGTTTTTGTCCACTATTTCGATGAGAGCATTCAATTTCGTGCCGATTCGGACTATTTAGACCAACACCTCGGGGGTCTCTATATCATTGACTACTCGCTACACGCCAATGCCGGGAGCGTGAGTGACCCCCACTTCCTCCGTGAGCTGGAGCACTTTGCCCAGTGGTATCAGGCACAGCCTGAAGTGAAGCATGTCAGCACATTGAGCGACACCATGAAGCGCCTCAATAAAAACATGCACGGTGATGATCCGGACTTCTATCGACAGCCCGAGAGTCGTAATCTTGCCGCGCAATATCTGCTGCTCTATGAGATGTCACTCCCCTATGGGCTTGACCTGAATAACCAGCTGAATGTTGATAAATCTGCCACCCGCTTTACAGTCAGCACGCAAATACTCTCCTCAAATGAGCTGTTGGCGCTAGAGCAACGTGCGACACAATGGCTGAACGATAACAGCACCGCCATCGCCACCGATGGCGGGAGTGGCCCCAGCATGATGTTTGCTCATATTGGCAAGCGCAATATCCAGAGCATGCTAATCGGCACCACGCTGGCGCTGATTATGATTTCGATTATTCTGATTTTTGCGCTGCGCTCATTTAGAGTAGGCATGATCAGTCTGATCCCCAATCTCATCCCCGCAGCAATGGGCTTTGGCTTATGGGGAATATTGGTCGGTGAAGTGGGGCTTAGCCTCTCCATTGTGGCGGGCATGACCTTGGGTATTGTGGTGGATGATACCGTTCACTTTCTTAGCAAATATCTACGTGCCCGACGAGAGAAGGGGCTCAATCCGGAAGATGCGGTACGCTACGCCTTTACCAATGTAGGCTATGCATTGGTGACCACCTCCGCAGTACTGGTTTCAGGCTTTTTGGTACTGGCATTCTCTAATTTTTATTTGAATGCCGGCATGGGCATGTTAACCGCCATTGTGATTGTATTTGCACTCATTGCTGACTTCCTACTATTACCACCGCTATTAATGAAACTTGAGGAGAAGAAGAGATGATCAAGTGGAGCGCGTTACTACTCAGCTTACTGCTCTCATCCAGCCTATTGGCCGAAACCCCGCAACAACGGGGGCTGGCCATTGCAACTGCGGCAGATGAAGCCGACAACGGCTGGGGTGATAGCTCGGCGACCATGATAATGACACTGAGAAACCGCCAGGGTGATACCACCCAGCGCGAAATTCGCAATCGCCAGCTGGAGGTTGCGGGCGATGGTGATAAATCTCTGAGTATCTTTGATAGCCCAAATGATGTTAAAGGCACCGCCTTTCTTAGCCATACCCATGCCACAAAAGCAGACGACCAGTGGCTCTACTTGCCGGCATTAAAACGGGTTAAACGCATCTCCTCCAATAACAAGTCTGGCCCCTTTATGGGGAGTGAGTTTGCCTATGAAGACATCACCTCTCAAGAGCTTGCAAAATACAGCTACAGATGGCTAAAAGATGAGCTTTATGACGGCAGAGAGAGCCACGTTATTGAGCGCATCCCCACCTACAAACACTCAGGCTACACCCAGCAGATTGTCTGGATTGACAGCACCACCCTGCAAGCACTCAAGGTCGACTTTTATGACCGAAAAGGGGCGCTGCTAAAAACCCTCACCAACCATGAATATCAACAGTATAACGATAAATTTTGGCGAGCTGGCCGCATGGAAATGGTCAATCACATCACCGGCAAGAGCACCACACTCAGCTGGACAGATTATAAATTCAGCAATGGCTATACTCATCGTGATTTTGATAAAAATAGCCTGAAACGAATCCGTTAATCGATCATGAACAATCAATTACTCCTTGTGGCACTGCTAAGCTGCCTGACGACGCCCCTCATCGCCGTGGAGTTATCGGGCAATGTCAGCAGTGAGTTTCGTTACTTCCCTCAGCAGCCATTAAACCCGCAACAACATAATGAAAACGGCTCGATCTCAGCCGAACTGGAGCTGGTAAAAGAGTGGGACAACGGTTATCAGCTACTCGTATTTACCCCCTATATTCGCTTGGATCAGGGAGATAGTGAGCGCACCCATATAGATATTCGCGAATTGATGTGGTCCAAAGCAGCCGATCAGTGGGAGCTGCGCATTGGCATTGGTCAGCTGTTCTGGGGAGTGAGTGAATCGCAACACCTGGTCGACATTATCAATCAAACCGACCTGGTCGAAGAGATGGATGGTGATGAAAAGCTGGGCCAGCCGATGATCAACCTGGCACTCATTCGTGACTGGGGTACCATCGACCTGTTCCTGCTCCCCTACTTCCGTGAACGCACCTTTGCTGGCAGAGAGGGCCGGTTGCGCCCACCGCTACTCATCGACCAGCATAACCCACGCTACGAATCGGCCAAAAAACAGTATCACCGCGACATTGCGCTGCGCTGGTCACACTACATTGGCGATTGGGATTTTGGCCTCAGCTACTTCGATGGCACCAGCCGCGACCCTGAGTTCTTATGGAATGGCCAACAGCTACAACCCTACTACCGACAAATACAACAGTTAGGTGTCGACCTGCAAGCCACCAAAGGGAGCTGGCTCTGGAAACTGGAAGCGATTCAACGCCGCAATCGAGATCACCACTACAACGCCGCCACCATCGGCTTAGAATACAGTTTTTACGGGGTTTTCGAGAGCAGTCGCGATATAGGACTGGTGGTGGAATATTTATATGACAACCGGAATGATAGCGCACCCACCCCCTTTCAAAATGACCTGATGCTCGGCCTACGCTTTGCACTCAATGACACGCAGAGCAGTGAAGCACTTATCGGCACCATCGCCGACCTCGAAAACGGCAGCCTCATCTACACACTAGAAGCAAGCAGGCGTTTAGGTGACAACTGGAAGGCAACACTGGAAGGACGACTATTTCAAAACATAGCCACAACTGACCCTCTGTTTGGCTATCGACAAGATGATTACCTGCAACTGCAACTGGGTTACTACTTTTAATCTTCACGCTGGCTATCACCGCGAACTGCTCGGCATAGTAAAACGCTGGAGCACCCTAAAGGCTCAGAGCAGAAACATGACATGGCACTGTGTAGGAGGGATCACTCTAAAAATAGGGTAACGACTCAACGCGTTATGTTGAGCCGCTTTGCGCTGCAGTGGACTCTACTGGTTGCTGCTCACTGGGCGCAGTTTTTATCAAATCGAGCAGCCCCTGCTGGCTCTGTTGCAGGGTGACTGGCTGGTGCATTCCCTGGGAGAGAAACTCCTCCAGTTTCGGTATCATTGCAATCGCTTCGTCGATTCTTGGGTCACTGCCGCGAGTGTACGCGCCGACGCTAATCAGGTCTTTATTTTGTTGATAGCGCGAATAGATTTGTTTAAAGCGCCGTGCCGCTTGCTGCTGCTCTTCCGAGACAATCTCTGTCATGACGCGACTGATTGAGGCTTCAATATCGATGGCCGGATAGCGGCCTGACTCTGCAATTTGGCGTGACAATACAATATGACCATCAAGAATAGCCCGTGAAGCGTCTGATATAGGGTCTTGCTGGTCATCCCCTTCCGCTAATACGGTGTAAAATGCGGTGATTGAGCCACCACCAATATCGCCAGTACCGGCGCGCTCCACCAGTGCCGGTAGTTTGGCAAAAACCGAAGGGGGGTAGCCTTTGGTTGCTGGTGGCTCGCCTATCGCCAGCGCAATTTCACGTTGAGCTTGTGCATAGCGGGTCAGTGAGTCCATAAGTAACAGAACATTTTTTCCTTGATCGCGAAAATATTCAGCAATGGCAGTGGCGAGTGAAGCGCCGTGCAAACGCATCAGCGGTGAGGCATCTGCCGGTGAGGCGACCACCACAGAGCGCGCCATCCCCTCTGGCCCCAGGCTTTTATCGATAAACTCTTTTACCTCACGGCCACGCTCGCCGATTAATCCCACCACGATAATATCGGCGGTGGTATAGCGTGTCATCATGCCGAGTAAGACACTTTTACCGACACCACTCCCTGCAAACAGGCCAATCCGCTGCCCCTCACCCACGGTGAGCATGGCGTTGATCGCCTGAACCCCAACATCCAGCGGTTTATCGATGGCACGGCGGGTTAACGGGTTGATGGTACGCCCACTGAGGGGCATTCTCTGGCGGGCATGAAGGGGGCCTTTGCCATCCAGCGGATTGCCGGCACCATCAAGCACCCGCCCCAGCAGTTGGTCGCTTACCGGGACTTCATACACTTTACCGGTGGGTATTACGCGGGCGTTGGGTTCGATGCCACGAATGTCTCCGGTGGGCATTAAAAAGAGTTTTTCATTAGAGAAGCCGACCACTTCAGCCTCTACCATGCTGTTGGGGCCAACAATAAGGCAGCGCCCACCAATGGGAGATTGGCAGCCAACGGCCTCCAGCGTAAGCCCGACAATGCGGGTGATGCGCCCCTCTACCTGGAGGGGCAGCGGCATCTCTAAGCGCTCACGACACTGCTTAAGCTGCACCAGCAATGAAGCGGCGCGGGGGTTACCCACCCTCTGAATCCCGTTCATCACCGATGATACGGGCCACCACTTCGGCAAAACGGCTCTCGACCGTTGCATCGATTTGTGAATTTTCCGAGACGACTTTTAAACCACCCCGACTCAAGCTTCCATCTTCAACGATGCGCCACGGGCTATCCTCTCCTGAAACTGCCAGCGCTTCACGAACCAGCGTGGCATCGTCGGGGTGAAGGTGCAGCCTGATTTGGCGTGAGTTCATCGGTAAAACCGCTAGTGCTTCGCGGGTGACGGCAATAATTTGACCCGGATCATGTTTCAATTCCCGGCGAACAAAGTGCTTTGCAAGGGTGGTTACCATCGCAACCAGCTCATCCAGAATCTGATCATCCAGCTCTTTCAAAGGCACCGTAAAACGATCGAGAATCGATTGAAGCTGTCGCGCCTGTTCTGCTGTTTGTTGGCGCTGCTCAGCTAACGCCTGCTGCACCCCCTCAAGCTCCCCTTTGGCAAAACCTTTGTCGTAAGCCTCTCGATAAGCCTGCTGTTGCCGTTGTTCGGCTGTCATTTTAATACTGTTTTCTAGCGCGGGGGTGTTTGACTGCTCCTCTTCGTCACACGTTTTCAGTGCGTGAAAAGCTTGCCCTTCGGCCTGCACTTCCTGGGGTGAAAAAGGCTGTACAGCACGGCGCTCCGCATCACCCAGTGCGCGGGTAAAAACCACTTCTCGCCCTTTAGACATACTGTTCTCCACCCCCGCCACCAAGGATCAACTCGCCCGAATCTGAGAGACGACGTGCTGTTGACAATATCTCTTTTTGTGCCCCCTCAACGTCACTCAGCTTAACCGGGCCACTCACTTCAAGGTCATCACGCAGCATCTCTCCAGCACGTTTGGACATATTGCCAAAGATCTTCTCTTTGAGCGCCTCATCGGCCCCTTTGAGGGCTAAGATCAAGACATCACTGCTGCTTTCACGTAACAACACCTGCATACTGCGGTCATCCAGCTCAATCAGGTTCTCAAAGACGAACATCAGGTCTTCTATCTGTTGTGCCAGATCCGGATCCACATCTTTAATTGAATCAATAATATCCCCCTCAACCGCACTGTCGACAAAATTGAGGATTTCGGCGGCTGTTTTCACGCCACCAATTGATGAGCGCTGCACACCGGCAGAGCCAGAGAAGTGTGACTCCATAATATCATTAAGCTCTTCCAGTGCGGTGGGGTGAACGCTGTCCAGGGTTGCCATACGCAAAACCAGGTCGACCCGATCACGATCAGAGAACATCGATAACACTTCAGCAGATTGATCGGAATCGAGGTAGGAGAGCAAGATACAGATGATTTGCGGGTGTTCGTTACGAATGGTTTCAAAAATCGCCTTGGACTCCATCCACTTCAGGGTCTCCAGACCCTGGGTGGATCCCTTGTCGGAGATTCTGTCCATCAGGCTTTTAGCTTTCTCTTCACCCACCGCAGAGACAAGCGCATTGCGAATAAAAACATCTCCACCTAGCCCTAGCGAAGTCTGCGAGCCGATGGACTCTGAAAATGCCTCTAGAACCTCGCTGATCTGGTCCGAGGTGACTGAACCCATTTGAGCGATTTTTGTGCCGATTTTTTGCACATCTTTTGGCCCCATATATTTCAATATATTGGATGCACTCTTTTCACCAATGGCCAATAGGAAAATGGCGGCTCTATCAAGACCGTTCATAGTTTTTTATGCTCTTTTTGCAACAACCCAAACTGACCAACAACCTCTTCCACATCCATTGCTACCGGGGAAAAACCATCAAAAAACCAGCGTGGAGTCATTTTGCGGGCATATTTGTCCCCCCTCACTTGACACCTACAATGCGCTGCTTTACTCATTTCCCATCCACCCTTTAACCACTTCGGCCACCAGTTGAGGCTCTTCATCAACCACCTTGCGAATATCTTTGAGCTGCTCCTCATGGCTACGCCTTGGTGGCACAAGCAGTTTAGCGGCCTCTTCGTCGCTGGCCTCCAGCAATGCCTGTCGTTGCCCCGGAGTCAGATTTTCCGGATCAGCCCCTTCAAGGCTACTCAGGCCCGCTGATGAGCTAGCGCCTGCTGCCGGAGCAAGTGCAACAGCGGGCGCAAACAGACCCCGCATGACTGGCCGCAACAGACCAATATAAACCAGGATTAATGCCAATGCTGCAACAATATATTTACCCAAGTCATAAATCCAGGGCTGCTCCATTAACGGCACTTCAGGGAGATCAGGGATAGCCTCAGGACTGTTGAAGGCCACATTACTAAAACTGACACTATCACCCCGCCGTGGGTCAAAGCCGACCGCCTCTTTAACCAGTTGGGTCATCAGCTGAATCTCTTCTGGTGAGTGACGGCGCTGCTCACCTCCCGCCAGTAGTCGATCATCGATAACCACCGCCACAGAGAGGCGCTTGATATTACCCGCAGCCATCCGCGTATGGCTAATGGTTTTATCCAGCTCATAATTGGAGGTGGATTGGCGGCGGCTATTGCCGCTTTTTTTCAGTTCATTTCCAGCTTCTTCCTGCACCTGCTCAGGTGCCACCGCACCACCCGGTGGCTGGTTCGCCAGTGCTCCGGGAATGCCGCCACCCAAGAAACCATTGGAGTGTTCCTCTGACTGCTGCTGGCTACGCAACGCAGATGAATCAGGGTTGTAGAGCTCCTGAGTCTGCTCGATAACCGTAAAATCTACATCCGTCGCAACCTGTGCCTGTACCCTGCCCCGGCCTACAATCGGTGTCAGAATATTGAGAATACGATCAATATAGCGTTGCTCCAGTTGATGCATGTACTCAAGCTGGCCTTTACTCTGAGCCAGTTGATCCGATTTTTTATTACCCGATAGCAGCCGCCCCTTTTGGTCGATTACCGTAACACTGCTCACCTCCATATTGGGCACACCTGAGGCGACCAAGTGGGTGATGGCTTCCACTTGGTTTCTTTCCAGTTGACGGCCCTGATGAAGATTTACCGCCACAGAGGCACTTGGTTTTTTACGGTCACGGATAAAAACCGAAGTTTTAGGAATCCCTAAATGGACGCGAGCGCTGCGTACCGCATTGATTTTGCTAATCGAACGGGCAAGCTCGACCTCTAAAGAGCGGTGGTAGCGAGCGGTTTCAATAAATTGACTGGTTCCGAAACCACTCTCTTGTTGAAGCGCCTCAAAGCCCACACCGGTTCCCCGGGGAAGACCTTCAGATGCCAAAGAGAGGCGAATATCATGCAGTGTGCCTGCGGGAACCATCACCGCGCCGGTTGCAGCATCCAGTTTATAAGGTATTTGCTGCTGCTGAAGCACCTCCACCACCGATTGTGCATCCGCACCGGAGAGGTTGCCATACAACATGCTGTAGTTGGGTTGCATAGTCCACAGCACCACCGCAAAGCCGATCGCGATACTGGCCGCCAGGCCGACCAGCAACAGCAGTTTTTTGAGCACATCACTCTGCAACCCTTGCTGGAGCGGATTCGCCGCTCCTGTCGTTTGCGGGAGTGTTTGCCCTGTTGCTGTCAATTGAGTGTTGCTTGCCTCAGCCATGATTGTTTACTTCACAAAAAATTATCGGTTATTGCCGTTATCAAACCGGCATGGACATCACTTCCTGGTACGCCTGTATCACTTTATTCCGCACCTGAGTCATCGCTTGAAAGGAGATACTGGCCTTCTGCATCGAGACCATGGTATCCACCAAGCTTACATTGGGGTCGCCCATTTCAAAGGCAGTGGCATTGGCTTTGGATGTTTTTTGCAGGTCGTTAACCGTATTAACAGCCTGCTTCAATAACTCGGAAAAATCACCACCCGGCACTTTCTGCGCCTGCTCAACCTGTAAGCCTTGCGCTTGCAGGCTGTGATTTCGCATCTCTGCCAATACGCGTGAGATCTCACTGCTACCACTAATATCATTCATGTCACCACTCCTTCACCCGTTACGCTGGAATAGAGATTCCCTCTTCTCGCATCTTCGCCATTTTATAGCGCAAGGTACGAGGGCTTATTCCTAATGTCTCTGCTGCAACTTTTCGGCTTCCCCGGCCCCGTTGCAACGCCTCAAGAATCAGACCATATTCGTGATTTTTAACCCCGCTCCCCAGTGAGGCCGAATCAAACTCTGCTGGCCGCTCAAGGGTGGCCGAGGTCATGGTTTCGAGTGCAGGTTCAACCGCTTCACAGTGAATATCCTCTGCAGAAATCACCTCCCCAGGCTGCAATATAAGTGCTCGCTGCATCACGTTATCCAGCTCCCGCACATTACCCGGCCACCCATAAGTCGACATTTTCAGCTTGGCCGCTTCACTCAACACCGGCATTGCCCGCCCTTGCTTGTGTGCGGCACGTTTTAGAATGCGCTCGGCAATCGGTACAATATCAGCCGGGCGTTCACACAACGGAAGCAGATTGAGCGGAAAGACGTTTAAGCGGTAAAAAAGATCCTCGCGAAACTTACCCTCCGTCACATATTCACGAATGTTGCGATTGGTAGTGGCCAGTATTCGCACATCCAGCTCAATCAACTTGTCACTGCCTAGGCGTTCAACCTCGCACTCCTGCAACACCCGCAACAACTTCGCCTGCAAGCCTAGCGCCATCTCTGTAATTTCATCCAGCAACAGAGTGCCGCCCTGCGCCTGTTCAAATTTACCTGGAGAGGATTTATAGGCACCGGTATAAGCTCCCTTCTCATAACCAAACAGTGTTGCTTCAAGCATATTTTCTGGAATTGCTGCACAATTTATAGCGATAAAAGGCATCTTGGCCCGAGGCGACTCGTCATGAAGGTAACGAGCCAGCACCTCTTTACCCACGCCACTGGCACCGGTAATCAGAATAGTGGCATCGGAGTGGGCAACCCGTGCCGCCAGCGCTTTCACCTCTTTTGATTTAATATCTTCCGCCACAAAGTCACCGTGACCACTACTCACATTCACAAAGCGACTGACCATATTCACCAGCACCTCGGCTTCAAAAGGTTTGGCAAGATAATCAATCGCCCCATCACGCATCGCTTCAACTGCTTTTGATATTGAGCCGTGCGCCGTCATCAATACCATTGGCATGTTGGCCTGACGTTGCTTCACATGTTTAAGCAAAGTGTGTCCATCCATTTTTTCCATCTGCACATCACTGATCACCATGGCGATCTCTTGATTATCCAGCACGTCCAGCGCCAAATATCCATCCGCCACCGCAGCCGTCGAATAACCTGCCAGCTCGAGCGTGTCACAAATAGCCTCTCGCAGCGCGAGGTCATCCTCTACCACCAGTATTTGCGCTTGACTCATTGCGCTCTTTTGTTGGGCTGACTGCTGGCTTTTAATGGTATTCACTTTTGAACTCCAGATATAAGCTTGTTTAAATACTGGCAAAATCTAATGCCAATTTTATGCCAAATCTTTGCCGAAGGTCGGCAATCGAATGCCGAAGCGGCAACCTTCTCCTACCTTTGACTGCAACCAAACGTCACCCTGGTGAGCTTGAGCAACCAGTTTTACGACGGCAAGACCCAACCCCGACCCTGCGGAGCGGGTAGTGTAAAAAGGCTCGAATATTTTATCTTGCAGCTCAGCGGGAATACCGGGGCCACTATCCGTCAAAATAATGTCGACGCTCCCTTCTACAGCCTCCTGCGCCGTCACGGTTAACTCTCCGCCATCAACCATCGATTGAATGGCATTATCCAGTAAATTTTGCAGGGTGCTCAACAGCATCTTTTTGTTACCACGCAAACGGGTGCACGGGGCATTACGTTCAACACAGAGGGTGATATGGGTTGTTGAGGTGCTCTCTTCAGCCGCCTGAACCAGCTCATCCACCAGCTCATCCAAGGTAAATGCCTCATCAACAATGATACCCCCCTTGGCAAACAGCAACATGTCATTCACCAAAGCCTCCAGGTGCTTAATCTGGGAAATAACCCGGTCGGTCATTTTGTTTCGGCGAATCGGGTCAAGCGAGGGATTTTTCAGGTGTGACGCGTAAAGAATTACCGAGGAGAGCGGCGTGCGAATCTGATGAGCCAGCCCCGCCACCGTCTCCCCCAGTGCCGCCAAACGTTTTTGGTGCTGCTGTACACGCTGTAGCTCGCGGGTTTTGGTCACATCATGCAACAGGATGACCTGGCCCGGCTGACTACCCAGTGGAGTGGTCGAGATATTGACTATACGACCGTCCCGTAGCGAGATATCGTGGCCATCATCTGCCCGAGGTGAAAAAGCGCGTTGAATAATCTCGGTCCAACGCAACCCACACAACGGGATACCCAGCATATCTTCTGCCGCCGGATTACACTGCATAATCAAGCCGCGACCATCGAGAATCACAACCCCTCCGGGCAGTGCCTGCAAGATCGCTGTCAAGCGGTCGGCATGGTGGAGAGGGTCATTAATATCAGGCGCGGGAGTGTTTTTGTTTAATGTGGCTGCCACACCCTGAGCGGGTGAAACAGCCGTGGCGCTGGCGTTATTCGGGCATTTAACGATTGGAGCAGATGAGTGTCGCGGGTGCACCGCTCTTAACTCAGTTTTTTCAATTTGCTTACGACTCAACATGACATCACCACCCCGTTAATATATTGCTAAACGGGATAGTGCGATAACCATGCCAATAGAATTTTTCGTTTATTTACAACAAGTTAAAATGCAGGTAAATTATTGGCGGCATATTTATGACGCATCATCACGCTGAATGGCATATTTTCGCATCTTCTCCACCAGCGTGGTGCGGCGCATTTTTAACAGTTTGGCGCTGTGAGCAACAACTCCATGGCTGCGCTCTAGCGCCTGTTGAATTAAAGCGGATTCAATATCAGCCAGGTGCTCTTTCAGATCCACCCCCTCTTCAGGCAAAATATCCGCTTCGTTACGGCGCGTT
This is a stretch of genomic DNA from Gammaproteobacteria bacterium. It encodes these proteins:
- a CDS encoding ATP-binding protein; the protein is MLSRKQIEKTELRAVHPRHSSAPIVKCPNNASATAVSPAQGVAATLNKNTPAPDINDPLHHADRLTAILQALPGGVVILDGRGLIMQCNPAAEDMLGIPLCGLRWTEIIQRAFSPRADDGHDISLRDGRIVNISTTPLGSQPGQVILLHDVTKTRELQRVQQHQKRLAALGETVAGLAHQIRTPLSSVILYASHLKNPSLDPIRRNKMTDRVISQIKHLEALVNDMLLFAKGGIIVDEAFTLDELVDELVQAAEESTSTTHITLCVERNAPCTRLRGNKKMLLSTLQNLLDNAIQSMVDGGELTVTAQEAVEGSVDIILTDSGPGIPAELQDKIFEPFYTTRSAGSGLGLAVVKLVAQAHQGDVWLQSKVGEGCRFGIRLPTFGKDLA
- the fliF gene encoding flagellar M-ring protein FliF, with product MAEASNTQLTATGQTLPQTTGAANPLQQGLQSDVLKKLLLLVGLAASIAIGFAVVLWTMQPNYSMLYGNLSGADAQSVVEVLQQQQIPYKLDAATGAVMVPAGTLHDIRLSLASEGLPRGTGVGFEALQQESGFGTSQFIETARYHRSLEVELARSISKINAVRSARVHLGIPKTSVFIRDRKKPSASVAVNLHQGRQLERNQVEAITHLVASGVPNMEVSSVTVIDQKGRLLSGNKKSDQLAQSKGQLEYMHQLEQRYIDRILNILTPIVGRGRVQAQVATDVDFTVIEQTQELYNPDSSALRSQQQSEEHSNGFLGGGIPGALANQPPGGAVAPEQVQEEAGNELKKSGNSRRQSTSNYELDKTISHTRMAAGNIKRLSVAVVIDDRLLAGGEQRRHSPEEIQLMTQLVKEAVGFDPRRGDSVSFSNVAFNSPEAIPDLPEVPLMEQPWIYDLGKYIVAALALILVYIGLLRPVMRGLFAPAVALAPAAGASSSAGLSSLEGADPENLTPGQRQALLEASDEEAAKLLVPPRRSHEEQLKDIRKVVDEEPQLVAEVVKGWMGNE
- the fliE gene encoding flagellar hook-basal body complex protein FliE, with translation MSGSSEISRVLAEMRNHSLQAQGLQVEQAQKVPGGDFSELLKQAVNTVNDLQKTSKANATAFEMGDPNVSLVDTMVSMQKASISFQAMTQVRNKVIQAYQEVMSMPV
- a CDS encoding sigma-54 dependent transcriptional regulator, yielding MSQAQILVVEDDLALREAICDTLELAGYSTAAVADGYLALDVLDNQEIAMVISDVQMEKMDGHTLLKHVKQRQANMPMVLMTAHGSISKAVEAMRDGAIDYLAKPFEAEVLVNMVSRFVNVSSGHGDFVAEDIKSKEVKALAARVAHSDATILITGASGVGKEVLARYLHDESPRAKMPFIAINCAAIPENMLEATLFGYEKGAYTGAYKSSPGKFEQAQGGTLLLDEITEMALGLQAKLLRVLQECEVERLGSDKLIELDVRILATTNRNIREYVTEGKFREDLFYRLNVFPLNLLPLCERPADIVPIAERILKRAAHKQGRAMPVLSEAAKLKMSTYGWPGNVRELDNVMQRALILQPGEVISAEDIHCEAVEPALETMTSATLERPAEFDSASLGSGVKNHEYGLILEALQRGRGSRKVAAETLGISPRTLRYKMAKMREEGISIPA